The DNA window GATGTAATGAAGAAAAAGTAAAATGATTCTCTGACAGTGACGTCAGCGATGAATCATCATTAGTACTAACTAATGACTGACGGGGCTGATTGCCAAGCAGGATTGTTTGGCAGGCCCCGTCTTAATTACCTTGTGTATGCATTGGAGGGTCATAATGCAGAAATTTTTTTCCAATCGCCGATTAGTTATTGCTGTGATAATTCTAGTTGTCTGTTTTGGACTAATGGCGGGTTCTGTTTCTTTACGGAATAGGCGAAATACACCACCGATCATCCAACAATTTGGAAATGATATTGTTGGTTTTGTTGATAGTGCAGTTGCTCTCCCTGTAAATTGGGCACAGACAAGCGTGAGTTCAATAAATGGGTTGATGAATACTTATTCTGAAAACCGTGAACTTAAACAGCAAGTAACTGAATTAGCACAAACTAAAGTCCGTGATCAGACCTTAGCTCATGAAAACAAACAATTAAAACAACAGTTAAAACTTAATAATTCAATGACCGACTATAATACAGTTACAGCGGCTGTGTTAATGCGCACACCTTCTTCATGGCAAAGACAACTCGTGATTAATAAGGGGCAATCTAGTGGTATTAAGAAGAATATGCCTGTTATGAGTGATAGTGGGTTAATTGGTCGGATTACAGAAGTAAATAAAACTAATAGTAAAGTTGAATTATTGAGTGATACCAGTGAATCATCAAACCGTTTTGCAATTACTCTTAATGGTCAAAATGGGAAAGTGATTAATGGGATTATCACCGGATATAATGCAAGAAATAACGAGCTTGAAATGGGACAAGTAACTTCTAAAGCTAAAATAAAAAAAGGTACCCGAGTAGTAACCAGTGGAATGGGTGGTGTGACACCTAAGGGACTTTATGTTGGTCGCGTGTCACGTGTCGGTAAAGATGATTATGGTCTCGCCCAGAAAATCTATATTACTCCAGCAACGGACTTTAATGATATTAATATTGTTACAGTTGCTGAAGCGGCCTCACAGGAGTGATAAATTATGTATCGTTTATCACGCTTAAAATATATATTCCCAATTGGTTTATTTGTATGCCTGTTTTTGGACGGCGCTTTAAGCCATGTGTGGGCACCATTATTTTTCAGCTATCCCTATTCAATGGTGAGTGAACTTGTCTTACTATGGTTAGTCTTATCGTATTTCTTTCAAGATGATATTGAGATTCCATTAATTCCATTTGCAATTGCTGCCGGTGCAGTTTATGATTTATACTTTTCGGGAATTTTAGGATTGTATATTTTCTTGTATCCATTAGTGGTAGAAATAACTAAAATTTTATCTCGTTATTTTAGTTCATCATTTCTTTCGATGATTATGATTTTCTTTGTTGATATTGTCATTTTTGAGACCTTTAATTATTGGGCATATTATTTAGTAAATATTA is part of the Limosilactobacillus reuteri genome and encodes:
- the mreC gene encoding rod shape-determining protein MreC, with the protein product MQKFFSNRRLVIAVIILVVCFGLMAGSVSLRNRRNTPPIIQQFGNDIVGFVDSAVALPVNWAQTSVSSINGLMNTYSENRELKQQVTELAQTKVRDQTLAHENKQLKQQLKLNNSMTDYNTVTAAVLMRTPSSWQRQLVINKGQSSGIKKNMPVMSDSGLIGRITEVNKTNSKVELLSDTSESSNRFAITLNGQNGKVINGIITGYNARNNELEMGQVTSKAKIKKGTRVVTSGMGGVTPKGLYVGRVSRVGKDDYGLAQKIYITPATDFNDINIVTVAEAASQE
- the mreD gene encoding rod shape-determining protein MreD — its product is MYRLSRLKYIFPIGLFVCLFLDGALSHVWAPLFFSYPYSMVSELVLLWLVLSYFFQDDIEIPLIPFAIAAGAVYDLYFSGILGLYIFLYPLVVEITKILSRYFSSSFLSMIMIFFVDIVIFETFNYWAYYLVNITNVGFGDYLIYTLAPTLALNLIYFVVLFWPIRAIYRWALDDDQI